TACTCTCCATCTCATATTAAAAGATCACTAGAGCAAGAAAAGATATATGTGGACGAGAGCTATATACTTTCGATCTTTGGCGATAACTATACATCAGTTGATGACCAGGTAGACTATCTCGTAAGCAAGAAAATAGGATCAAAACCTATTCCTGAAGGAAGAGAAGAATTCTATAAATTCAAAAATAAAATCATTACTTTTATTGTCTCAAAAGGACACAGTTTTTCTGCGGCATCCGATGCCTTTAATCGTTATCTCGATAAGACGGATTAAAAAAGTTGTGTTAGCCTATCTCCGACATCATGAAGGAGACAACACATGGGAAGACTACTCATTAGTCTGATTTTAACTTTTTCGATCTTTTCTTGTACGAAAAGCTCAAAACTAGATGAAAATACTCTTAATGTTCCAATCGCTGGACAAATTTCGACTTTAGATCCAGCACAATCATTTGATACAATTTCAGCTTCAGTTATCTATCAAGGTTATGACCAACTCTTTGAATATCATTATTTAAAAAGACCGTACCAAGTTCAACCACTTCTTGCGACGTCTATGCCTAAAATAGAAAATGATGGCACTCGCTACATTATTAATATCCGCTCAAATATTCGCTATCACGACGACCCTGTTTTTGAAGGAAAACCTCGCTACGTTAAAGCTGAAGACTTTATCACTCAAATAAAAAGACTGGCCTTCCTTCCAACAAATAGTAATGGGTGGTGGCTTTTTAAAGGAAAGATTAAAGGTATTGACGAGTTTAGAAAGCAAGCTGGAAATGATTTAGAGAAATTCAAGTCACTAAAAGTAGAAGGTCTTACAGCAACTGACGATACGACTTTAGTCATTGATCTTGTTAAGCCACATCCTCAAATGCTCTACGCTCTCACGATGACATTTGCTTCTCCAATGCCAATGGAAGCGGTGATGAAATACAATAATGACCTTGGGGAAAGAATAATTGGAACAGGTGCATACAAGCTTAAAAACTGGACAAGAAATTCAATCATTACTTTTGAGAGATTTGAAAATTATCACAATCGTTTTTATCCTGCTCAAGGTGATCGACTGGCCAATAGTCGTGAGCTATTAAAAGATGCTGGTAAAAAGCTACCATTTATCGAAAGAGTTAATTTCAAAGTCATTAAAGAAGCGCAAACAAGATGGCTAAATTTCCTTAAAGGAAAAATAGACTACCTCGCACTTCCAAAAGATAATTATAATACGACAATCACTCCTTCAGGTGAGCTAAATTCAGAATTAAAGAAGAAGAAAATTAAGTTACAAATTTTCCCTTCACTTACTTACTGGTGGCTTTCATTCAATATGAATGATCCAATTGTTGGGAAGAACCTCAATCTTAGAAAAGCGATTGCTCACGCTATTGATTATGATCGCTATATTACAATGTTTACAAATAATATTGGTCAAAAGGCAAACTCAATCTACCCTCCGGGTATTGCAGGATATGATCCTTCCAATGTCTTGCCTTATGAGTATAGTTTAGAAAAAGCAAAAGAGTATCTTGCCAAAGCAGGCTATCCAAATGGAAAAGGTCTTCCAATTATCAAGTATGATACGCGTGGATCAAATACAACGATTAGACAAAGAGCTGAGTTTATTAAAACTTCTCTATCTAAAATTGGGATAAAGATTGATGTTCATACGAATAATTTTCCGGCCTTTCTCGATAAGGCCAAAAAAGGAAAACTACAATTTTGGCTAGACGGATGGGCGCTAGATTATCCTGATGCTGAGAATGTTCTTCAACTTCTTATCTCAAAGAACGTAAGTCCTTATGGACCAAACTCTACATTTTATTCTAATAAGAAAGTAGATGATCTATTTGATCAGTTGAAGATACTTCCAGATGGAAAAGAAAAGTTCGATCTAATGGTAAAAATTGAGAAAGAAGTTAATGAGCAACTTCCTTGGGTCATGCTCTTTTATTCAAGAAACTATATTGTTTCACACGAAAGACTCAAGAATTTCCGTCACTCAGACATTATTTACAATCAAATTAAGTACCTAAAAATAGATAATAGGTAGAGGGTTTCCCTCTACCTTAAAGGTACTTTTTTCCGCTCAAGCACTCCAACCTATAGATTCTCTTTGGCATCCCGAATAGAGCTAATAGAAGTGAGTTGAATCACTTCTCAATTACTCAATCTGGAGTTTGAGATGCTTAGAAAAATCAGCCTGCACGCTTTAATCATCCCCGTATTCCTATTTACGGCAACCATGGGTTTTGCTCGAGATTATATTATTTATAATATCTCGCAAGAAGTTCCCATGAGTAAGACTCACGTTCCGAAAAAGAACTTCTATGTAAATGTTGGAACAGAGCAAGGTCTTCAAAAAGGCAACATGTTAGAGGTCTATAGAACAGTCTCTCGCCTTGATCCTTACGAAACAAAGAAAAGATATACTTATAGAGTTAAACTTGGTGAACTTAAAGTGATCCATTCAGAAGATAACGCGGCAATTGGCGTTCTATCTAATTTAGACGTTGGGGAAGAAACTCCAATGACTGAAATTAGTAAATTCATGATTGGTGATCATGTAGATCTGAAAGTTAAATAATTATTTAATCTGATGAAGCAAGGCCCTTCTTTCTTTGATAAGAACGATCATCTTATCAACGGCCTTGTTTCCTTTTTCTATTCTTTCAATAATCTTAGGATCAATTTCAACTTCTGAGTTAACAAGGCCTCTGTGAACAATTGCGCCCATTCCCTGAGCAACAACAAGTTGATTACTCAAATCATGAAGAAATTTTCTTTCATCAAGTGCCATTTGTTCAACAGATTTTTCCATCCATTACTCTCTTCTTAAAATTGATTATGTGTAAACTTATTATACTTAGTTATCAGGGTTTAATAAAAGTGTCATTTATTTCCTTATGTGAAATTAACTTAGAGATTAACTCTGTTTTATTTATTCTAATTTCTAGTAAATATAAGAGGTATTCACTGTTCTTTTCGAAGCTTTTTGATAATCCGTCCCCCTTTAAGACTATTCTATTGATGTAATGACCTCGATAGTTGCCTATGAAATGAATATCTACTCTATGCTCAGCGACTTTGAGGCATTTCCCCAAGGCGAGAAAATATTTTTGAGTCTTCACCTTTTACTCCTTCTTTTTATTTTCATTAAAGAGGACTACAATGAAGAATAATTAAAGATAATCTAAAGCACTCAATTTAAAAGGTTTTATAATGAAACTTGATCAAAAAACGATATCAAACCTCTTCCTTAAAAGAGTTGAAAAAACCCCTCATCACGATGCCGTTGGTTGGATTGAAAACAATACTGTTCGTTATCTTTCATTCGAAACTTATTTCAATGAAGTGTCCAAAGTAAGTAATGGGCTCTACTCATTAGGTATTACGAAAGAAGATAAAGTCTCAATTCTCGGACAGACGAGCTTAAAGTGGAACTTATTAGACTTAGGTTCTCTATGTGCTGGATCTACTGTTGTTCCAATTTATCATACGTATACTGAAGAAGAAGTTGAATATATTTTAAATCATTCAGGTGCTGCTTTAATATTTGTTGAAAATTCATCTCAACTAAAAAAAGTCACAGATGTACAAGAGAAGCTAACAGCTCTTAAATGGATTGTGATGTTCGATGAGATTGAAGCGAGTGACAAAGTAAAGATTAAGGAGGGAATAACAATATTTTCTCTACAAGAACTGAAAGAGCAAGGTAAAGATTTTAAGGAAAAGCAACCTCAGTACCACAAAGAAAAAATGGAAAGCATCCAAGAAGTAGATATGGCCTCAATCATCTACACTTCGGGTACAACAGGTGTTCCCAAAGGGGCAGTTGTTACACATAAAGCTGTGACAACAATGCTTTTAAACATTCACCAAAGGCTTGGAAGCATTATTAATGGAGATAAGCTTCTTACGTTTCTTCCGCTATCTCATGTTCTAGGTCGTTGTGATTCTTTACTCCCTCTGGCCCTTGGTTCTCAAAATATTTACGCTGAATCAATTGATAAAATCATCGATAACTTGGCCTTGGTAAAACCAAATGTAATGATTGCTGTACCAAGAATTTTTGAAAAAGTTTATGCAGGAATCCTAGAAAAAATCGAAAACTCAGGAACTATAACAAAGAAGATGTTCCACTGGGCAAAAGAAGTCTCTGATCGTTACTTTGAAAAGATTCAAAATGATAAAGCACCTACAACGAGAGAAATTATTGAAAGAAAACTGGCCTACAAACTAGTCTTCTCAAAAATATATAAGAGATTTGGTGGAGAAATTCGCTTTTTCGTTTCAGGAGGAGCGCCACTCTCACCTAAGATCATCGAGTTTCTAAGAAATGCAAATCTCACTATTCTCGAAGGTTACGGACTTACTGAAACAATTGCTCCGTGTGCACTAAACCCACTCAGTAAGCAAATCCCAGGAACAGTTGGAACTCCTCTGGGAGATGTACAAATTGGTTTTGCTGACGATGGGGAAATCCTCATCAAAACAGAGGCTCTTTTTAAAGAATACTACAAAAACCCAGAGGCGACGGAAGAAGCATTCGATGGAGAATGGTTTAAATCTGGAGATATCGGGGAATTAACTAGTGAAGGTTATATCAGAATTACCGATAGAAAGAAGGACATCATCATTACCTCTGGCGGAAAGAATGTCGCACCACAAAAAATTGAAAATATGCTGAAAACAAAGCCACATATTTCTAATTTCATGGTTGTTGGAGACAAAAGAAAGTACCTCTCTGGAGTCGTTTCTATTGAAAAAGATAGCTTCTTAGACGAACTTCCGGCCATGGGGCTTGAAACAAGTTGTAGCTTAGAGGAAATAGCGAAGCACCCAAGAACACGAGAAATTCTATTGAAAGAGATTGAAGAGACTAATGCTGAGTTAGCAAGATTTGAAACAATAAAGAAATTTTATATATCACCAGAAGAGTTCACTATTGAGAATGGACTTCTGACTCCTTCCCTTAAGCTCAGAAAGAAGGAAATACTGAAAAAATTTGCTACCGAGATAGACGCACTGTACTAAAATCGGTTAAACTTTGACTTTATTAACTTATTGCAATATATAAATAAACTTGTACGTATTTTAAAATCTACTGGAGACCTTCCTATGGCAAGAATCACAATCGAAGATTGTCTTGAAAAAGTTGAAAATCGTTATGAACTAGTTCACCTTGCAACTAAAAGAGTAAAGCAACTTAGAGAAGGTGCAGAGTCTCTTGTAAGAAGCAAGAACAAAGACGTTGTAACTGCTCT
This region of Halobacteriovorax sp. GB3 genomic DNA includes:
- a CDS encoding regulatory protein RecX, which encodes MFQSKYKVKESSTKKAYNYLINLIAKRDYSEYKLREKLRLKGYESSHIDESIQKLIDDGYLREDFYTDARIRGLMSKNYSPSHIKRSLEQEKIYVDESYILSIFGDNYTSVDDQVDYLVSKKIGSKPIPEGREEFYKFKNKIITFIVSKGHSFSAASDAFNRYLDKTD
- a CDS encoding ABC transporter substrate-binding protein — its product is MGRLLISLILTFSIFSCTKSSKLDENTLNVPIAGQISTLDPAQSFDTISASVIYQGYDQLFEYHYLKRPYQVQPLLATSMPKIENDGTRYIINIRSNIRYHDDPVFEGKPRYVKAEDFITQIKRLAFLPTNSNGWWLFKGKIKGIDEFRKQAGNDLEKFKSLKVEGLTATDDTTLVIDLVKPHPQMLYALTMTFASPMPMEAVMKYNNDLGERIIGTGAYKLKNWTRNSIITFERFENYHNRFYPAQGDRLANSRELLKDAGKKLPFIERVNFKVIKEAQTRWLNFLKGKIDYLALPKDNYNTTITPSGELNSELKKKKIKLQIFPSLTYWWLSFNMNDPIVGKNLNLRKAIAHAIDYDRYITMFTNNIGQKANSIYPPGIAGYDPSNVLPYEYSLEKAKEYLAKAGYPNGKGLPIIKYDTRGSNTTIRQRAEFIKTSLSKIGIKIDVHTNNFPAFLDKAKKGKLQFWLDGWALDYPDAENVLQLLISKNVSPYGPNSTFYSNKKVDDLFDQLKILPDGKEKFDLMVKIEKEVNEQLPWVMLFYSRNYIVSHERLKNFRHSDIIYNQIKYLKIDNR
- a CDS encoding AMP-dependent synthetase/ligase; the encoded protein is MKLDQKTISNLFLKRVEKTPHHDAVGWIENNTVRYLSFETYFNEVSKVSNGLYSLGITKEDKVSILGQTSLKWNLLDLGSLCAGSTVVPIYHTYTEEEVEYILNHSGAALIFVENSSQLKKVTDVQEKLTALKWIVMFDEIEASDKVKIKEGITIFSLQELKEQGKDFKEKQPQYHKEKMESIQEVDMASIIYTSGTTGVPKGAVVTHKAVTTMLLNIHQRLGSIINGDKLLTFLPLSHVLGRCDSLLPLALGSQNIYAESIDKIIDNLALVKPNVMIAVPRIFEKVYAGILEKIENSGTITKKMFHWAKEVSDRYFEKIQNDKAPTTREIIERKLAYKLVFSKIYKRFGGEIRFFVSGGAPLSPKIIEFLRNANLTILEGYGLTETIAPCALNPLSKQIPGTVGTPLGDVQIGFADDGEILIKTEALFKEYYKNPEATEEAFDGEWFKSGDIGELTSEGYIRITDRKKDIIITSGGKNVAPQKIENMLKTKPHISNFMVVGDKRKYLSGVVSIEKDSFLDELPAMGLETSCSLEEIAKHPRTREILLKEIEETNAELARFETIKKFYISPEEFTIENGLLTPSLKLRKKEILKKFATEIDALY
- the rpoZ gene encoding DNA-directed RNA polymerase subunit omega yields the protein MARITIEDCLEKVENRYELVHLATKRVKQLREGAESLVRSKNKDVVTALREIAAGKVKHAPAEEYDSDEF